Proteins found in one Salvia splendens isolate huo1 chromosome 10, SspV2, whole genome shotgun sequence genomic segment:
- the LOC121751232 gene encoding sister chromatid cohesion 1 protein 4-like: protein MFYSQFILAKKGPLGTIWIAAHLERKLRKNQVADTDIGVSVDSILSPDVPIALRLSSHLLLGVVRIYNKKVNYLFDDCSEALLKVKQAFRSTAVDLPPEESKAPYHSITLPEKFDLDDFELPDSDIFQGNYVDHHISSREQITLQDTMEGVSYSTSKFGLDERFGDGDMSGLDLEEELLMEKLGTAEPADEGADPRTSFGSTSTLKQDQHPEDMGTNLEAMVDGGGACADVLDYAHAPCTPRLEDEPIFSKVQEASACDDHLESEYHITGSTTRENMDTAPYEDKQEVEWCSQNDMIMDAVPQGPHAENGYLSGGLEAKETGRQGQTESIKLASECTSEIIKESDIPGQTEAINNNYKNGLVSIDEAHRNDLCPNEVGPGVSEGASAKNVQPLDIEAPSDEQQKSCRDEAGLSSEDQNGLILGQPETQICQGTIESRTLNLDAHDQVSATEPNVLRPCSSIQDQDGALKPAVSPTYDGDVNSVINVEATDGGEETAKLGQVHSLNINSEENTKENKVKHDPSGEDILVAAVEADGLANATTELPAPEKLLSVPEGHMELHSGMMMEVIPRDIEGLYEDDAGSKTAAGRKRTFTESTLTEQSLNSVESSRQVRFKRTTRSVPDDDDLLSSILVGRNTSMLRVKPTPPPSEVTSMKRHRAAPRSGGPKRKVLMDETMVLHGDAIRQQLTNTEDIRRVRKKAPCTLSEISMIQKQHMVDETFLEPVFAGMSVELASLHNRVYDLGRIKVCQNEVHNASPQIVSELRQPSQNDENINLSETMVEPDINSHRKKSGACLETVVMDDNEGPGMTNTIEIGGQDKNGEFLTVRDNETAEPCDNHLLSENKIEEVDYTSAAVNEEWTKPTTVGAALIDSGATSDILHASDGIVQAASINESEGTNAYADKDEAVVLDQREAVPSDELDFAEINHEQAMGNEGKDKDGYGGECETNLGVKDYGLPEMTQDAAACYGGPEYHVQDEIYSTTSKDQLDLEFPYTGFESMLQGGSMDQCKDPEAYQLHMMDGEISGFDLHDRDELNYLAEGNDTDFLNVDDDDLTEMADDYMPDAEDTRHNENIGWSSRTRAVSKYLQSAFIKEAQCGRVSLSLDSLLIGKSRKEASRMFFETLVLKTRDYVHVEEPIAFGDITIRPRTRLMKSDF, encoded by the exons ATGTTTTACTCACAGTTCATATTGGCGAAAAAGGGGCCGCTGGGAACGATTTGGATAGCTGCGCACTTGGAACGTAAGCTTCGTAAGAATCAGGTTGCTGATACTGATATTGGAGTTTCTGTAG ATTCAATTCTTTCCCCCGATGTGCCAATTGCACTTCGTTTGTCCAGCCATCTCCTGCTTGGTGTGGTGAGGATCTACAATAAAAAGGTGAACTACCTTTTTGACGATTGCAGTGAGGCTTTGCTCAAAGTTAAGCAAGCTTTTCGATCTACTGCTGTCGATCTACCTCCAGAAGAATCAAAAGCACCATATCACTCCATTACATTGCCAGAGAAATTTGATCTTGATGACTTTGAGCTGCCAGATAGCGATATTTTCCAAGG TAACTATGTCGATCATCACATTAGTTCAAGAGAGCAAATCACTCTTCAAGATACAATGGAGGGTGTCAGTTACTCCACATCAAAGTTTGGGCTGGACG AGAGATTTGGTGATGGTGATATGTCTGGATTGGACCTGGAAGAG GAATTGTTAATGGAGAAACTTGGTACTGCAGAACCTGCCGATGAGGG GGCGGATCCACGGACATCTTTTGGATCAACATCGACTCTTAAGCAAGACCAACATCCTGAAGATATGGGTACTAATTTGGAAGCCATG GTTGATGGTGGTGGTGCATGTGCTGATGTATTGGACTATGCAcatgctccttgtactcctagACTGGAGGATGAGCCAATATTTTCTAAAGTTCAAGAAGCTTCTGCATGTGATGATCATCTTGAATCGGAATATCATATAACTGGGTCCACTACGAGGGAGAACATGGATACAGCTCCTTATGAGGATAAACAAGAGGTGGAATGGTGTTCGCAGAATGATATGATTATGGATGCAGTACCTCAGGGGCCACATGCGGAGAACGGATACCTGTCAGGTGGATTGGAAGCCAAAGAAACAGGGCGACAAG GTCAAACAGAATCCATAAAACTGGCTTCGGAATGCACTAGTGAGATCATTAAAGAATCCGATATTCCAGGGCAAACTGAAGCCatcaacaacaattataagaATGGTTTGGTATCAATTGATGAAGCTCACCGCAACGACCTGTGTCCCAATGAAGTTGGTCCAGGAGTTTCTGAAGGTGCATCAGCAAAAAATGTACAACCTCTTGATATTGAAGCTCCTTCCGATGAACAGCAAAAATCATGTCGTGATGAAGCAGGGTTATCTTCAGAAGACCAAAATGGACTTATTTTAGGGCAACCAGAAACTCAAATTTGTCAGGGCACTATTGAATCCAGAACATTAAACCTTGATGCTCATGACCAAGTCTCAGCTACTGAACCTAATGTTTTGAGGCCCTGTAGCTCTATCCAGGACCAAGATGGTGCATTAAAACCTGCAGTTAGCCCTACATATGATGGTGATGTCAATTCTGTCATCAACGTTGAAGCAACTGATGGAGGAGAAGAGACAGCAAAGCTAG GTCAAGTGCattctttaaatatcaattcagAAGAAAATACGAAGGAAAACAAAGTAAAACATGATCCATCCGGTGAAGATATTCTAGTGGCTGCTGTTGAAGCTGATGGTCTGGCAAATGCTACCACTGAGCTGCCTGCTCCTGAAAAACTTCTTTCTGTACCAGAAGGACATATGGAGTTGCATAGTGGCATGATGATGGAAGTTATCCCCAGGGACATTGAGGGTCTTTATGAAGATGACGCTGGGAGCAAAACTGCTGCAGGCAGAAAGCGTACTTTTACTGAAAGTACACTAACGGAACAGAGTCTTAATTCAGTTGAATCTTCAAGACAAGTCCGTTTTAAACGAACGACAAGATCAGTTCCAGATGATGACGATTTACTTTCTTCTATTTTAG TTGGAAGGAATACGTCAATGTTGAGAGTAAAGCCAACACCTCCTCCTTCTGAAGTGACATCTATGAAGCGCCATCGAGCTGCGCCTCGGTCTGGTGGTCCCAAAAGAAAAGTTCTTATGGATGAAACAATGGTTTTGCACGGCGA TGCCATACGGCAACAGCTGACCAACACAGAAGACATTCGTCGTGTTAGAAAGAAAGCTCCATGCACACTCTCTGAAATATCAATGATACAGAAACAGCACATGGTCGATGAAACTTTTCTTGAGCCTGTATTTGCTG GCATGTCAGTTGAATTGGCATCTTTGCACAATCGTGTATATGATTTGGGTCGGATCAAGGTCTGTCAGAATGAAGTACATAATGCATCTCCGCAAATTGTGAGTGAACTGAGGCAGCCTTCCCAAAATGATGAAAATATTAATCTCTCTGAAACTATGGTTGAACCAGACATAAATTCCCACCGCAAAAAGTCTGGTGCTTGTCTTGAAACTGTGGTTATGGATGACAATGAGGGGCCTGGTATGACCAATACAATAGAAATTGGTGGGCAGGATAAAAACGGCGAGTTTTTGACAGTGAGAGATAATGAAACAGCTGAGCCATGTGATAATCATCTTCTGAGTGAAAATAAGATAGAAGAAGTTGATTACACGAGTGCAGCAGTCAATGAAGAGTGGACCAAGCCTACAACTGTGGGTGCTGCTCTAATAGATTCTGGTGCAACTAGTGATATCCTTCATGCTTCAGATGGTATCGTTCAGGCAGCTTCTATAAATGAATCTGAAGGTACAAATGCATATGCGGACAAAGATGAAGCTGTCGTTCTTGATCAGAGGGAAGCTGTGCCCTCAGATGAATTGGACTTTGCAGAAATTAATCATGAACAAGCAATGGGGAATGAAGGGaaagataaagatggctatggGGGTGAGTGTGAAACTAACCTTGGAGTGAAGGATTATGGTCTGCCAGAGATGACGCAAGATGCTGCTGCTTGCTATGGAGGGCCAGAATACCACGTTCAGGATGAAATTTACAGTACTACATCTAAAGACCAGCTAGACTTGGAATTTCCATATACAGGATTCGAAAGCATGCTGCAAGGTGGCTCAATGGATCAATGCAAAGACCCTGAAGCTTATCAACTTCATATGATGGATGGAGAAATTTCTGGTTTTGACCTGCACGATCGAGAT GAACTCAATTATTTGGCTGAAGGAAATGATACAG ACTTTCTAAATGTTGATGACGATGACTTGACTGAAATGGCTGATGACTATATGCCTGATGCTGAAGACACACGACATAATGAGAACATCGGGTGGTCTTCTCGTACAAG AGCTGTTTCCAAGTATCTACAATCTGCATTTATTAAAGAGGCACAATGTGGAAGGGTTTCTCTTTCCTTGGACAGCCTCTTAATCGGAAAATCACGCAAGGAAGCGTCGAGGATGTTTTTCGAAACACTG GTCCTTAAAACAAGAGACTACGTCCACGTGGAAGAGCCAATCGCGTTTGGTGATATAACCATAAGGCCGCGAACCAGGCTGATGAAATCCGATTTCTAA